CGGGCGCGCTCCCCGCGGCCACTACTCGAAAGGCCCTCGCATGATCCGCCGTCGCACCGTGCGCACCACCGCCGCGCTCGCCCTCCTCGCAGCCGGACTCGCCGGGTGCGGCGCCGGCGACAGCGCGGGCCCCGCCCCCGCGAGCGGGGGCGAGGTGACGGTGACCAACTGCGACCGGGAGGTGACCCTCCCTTCGCCCGCGGAGCGGATGTACGTCACCGGTGACGGCAACCTGCTCGCGCTGGTCCTCGCCCTGCGCGCCGAGGACCAGGTCGCCGGGGTGACCGGCCTCGACGACGGCAGGCAGGCCCTGTCCACCGTCTACGGGCAGGACGTGGTGGACGGCCTGCCGGTCGCCTCCCCCGACCGTCCGACACTGGAGAACGCCATCGCGCAGGAGCCGGACGTCGTGGTCTCCGGGTGGGGCTACGGTTTCTCCGACGAGCAGAACTTCACCCCCGACGGGCTCGCGGAGCACGACATCGGTGCGTACGTCCTCTCGGAGAGCTGCCGGCAGGAGAGCGGCGCCCGCGGGACGATGCCGCCGTGGGAGGCGCTCCACGCCGACCTGGCCGACCTCGGGAGGATCACCGGGCACCCGGGCCGCGCGGACGCGGTGGTGGCCGACATCGAGGAGCGGCGCCGGGCACTGGAGCAGGCCCCGCAGGCGCAGGAGCCCCCGA
Above is a window of Janibacter cremeus DNA encoding:
- a CDS encoding ABC transporter substrate-binding protein — its product is MIRRRTVRTTAALALLAAGLAGCGAGDSAGPAPASGGEVTVTNCDREVTLPSPAERMYVTGDGNLLALVLALRAEDQVAGVTGLDDGRQALSTVYGQDVVDGLPVASPDRPTLENAIAQEPDVVVSGWGYGFSDEQNFTPDGLAEHDIGAYVLSESCRQESGARGTMPPWEALHADLADLGRITGHPGRADAVVADIEERRRALEQAPQAQEPPTVFLFDSGTKEIFTSGSYGAPQAIIETAGAQNATDDVADTWTEVSWERLVTSEPDAIAFVDYPGQTFEQKVAVLETNPATKDLPAVEEERYVNLPISAWTSGPLNIDAAEQLRVALERHGLVPESAIEPRHDLRP